In Leisingera methylohalidivorans DSM 14336, a single genomic region encodes these proteins:
- the phoB gene encoding phosphate regulon transcriptional regulator PhoB: MAADQPTVLVVEDEMAQREVLAYNLEADGFRVLRAEHGEEALLVVEEDTPDIIILDWMMPNLSGIEVCRRLKTRAETRNIPVIMLSARSEEVDKVRGLETGADDYVVKPYSVVELMARVRTQLRRVRPSTVGVRLEYDDIVLDAETHKVSRSEHPLKLGPTEFRLLSTFMEKPGRVWSREQLLDRVWGRDIYVDTRTVDVHIGRLRKALTQHGGSDPVRTVRGAGYALG, translated from the coding sequence ATGGCTGCCGATCAGCCCACTGTTCTGGTTGTAGAAGACGAAATGGCCCAGCGGGAAGTGCTGGCCTATAACCTCGAAGCTGACGGCTTCCGCGTGCTGCGGGCCGAACATGGCGAGGAAGCGCTGCTGGTGGTTGAGGAGGACACGCCCGATATCATCATCCTTGACTGGATGATGCCGAACCTCAGCGGTATTGAAGTGTGTCGCCGTCTGAAGACCCGCGCCGAAACCCGCAACATTCCGGTTATTATGCTGTCGGCCCGGTCTGAGGAGGTGGACAAGGTCCGCGGGCTTGAAACCGGCGCCGATGATTACGTGGTGAAACCTTATTCAGTGGTTGAGCTGATGGCCCGCGTGCGCACCCAGCTGCGCCGGGTGCGGCCGTCCACTGTCGGGGTGCGGCTGGAGTATGATGACATCGTGCTGGATGCAGAGACCCACAAGGTCAGCCGTTCGGAACACCCGTTGAAACTGGGTCCCACCGAATTCCGACTGCTCTCTACTTTCATGGAAAAGCCGGGACGGGTATGGAGCCGCGAACAACTGCTGGATCGAGTCTGGGGCCGAGACATCTATGTCGATACCCGCACTGTTGACGTCCATATCGGGCGCCTGCGCAAGGCGCTGACCCAGCATGGCGGCAGTGATCCGGTGCGCACCGTGCGCGGCGCCGGATATGCGCTCGGCTGA
- the pstA gene encoding phosphate ABC transporter permease PstA — protein MTDLSQSPAAPREHGGSLLEKTPHTQKRNAAETRFKAYGIAAIAAGLLMLAVLVTTIVSKGTGAFQQTFVTLQVELLESKLDKKGNRNLTDIRKVTTFGYAPIIKGAMTAAVAELGIETSLKPKALAGILSKNAAAQLRDYVTANPDQIGQTVEFRFLASGRVDGYLKGRVTRESIVNDKNISAEQLDLVDALADNGVLKKTFNLDFITGADASDARPEAAGIGVSMLGSLFMMLVVLALALPIGVAASIYLEEFAPQNWLTDMIEVNISNLAAVPSIVFGILGLAVFINYMHLPTSAPLVGGLVLTLMTLPTIIISTRASLKSVPPSIRDAALGVGASKMQAVFHHVLPLAAPGILTGTIIGLAQALGETAPLLLIGMVGFIASNAPETLADGLLAPNSAMPAQIYEWAKRADPAFYERAWGGIIILLIFLVTMNTLAVILRRRFERRW, from the coding sequence ATGACCGATCTCAGCCAATCCCCCGCCGCGCCCCGCGAACACGGCGGTTCGCTGCTGGAGAAAACCCCGCATACCCAAAAACGCAATGCCGCAGAAACACGGTTCAAGGCTTATGGCATTGCGGCCATCGCTGCGGGCCTGCTTATGCTGGCGGTCTTGGTGACCACTATCGTCAGCAAGGGCACCGGTGCCTTTCAGCAGACCTTTGTGACGCTTCAGGTCGAGTTGCTGGAATCCAAACTCGACAAGAAAGGCAACCGTAACCTGACCGACATCAGAAAAGTAACCACTTTCGGCTATGCCCCGATCATCAAGGGCGCGATGACTGCCGCGGTTGCGGAGCTGGGGATTGAGACCAGCCTCAAACCCAAAGCGCTGGCCGGCATCCTGTCTAAAAACGCCGCCGCCCAACTGCGCGACTACGTGACCGCCAACCCGGACCAGATCGGCCAGACGGTGGAGTTCCGCTTCCTCGCCTCTGGCCGCGTCGACGGCTATCTGAAAGGCCGGGTGACCCGGGAGAGCATCGTCAACGACAAGAACATCTCGGCCGAACAGCTGGATCTTGTTGATGCATTGGCTGACAACGGAGTGCTGAAAAAGACCTTCAACCTCGACTTCATCACCGGCGCCGATGCCTCCGACGCCCGCCCCGAGGCGGCCGGTATCGGAGTGTCGATGCTGGGGTCTCTGTTCATGATGCTAGTGGTTCTGGCGCTGGCACTGCCCATCGGTGTTGCAGCCTCGATTTACCTTGAGGAATTCGCGCCGCAAAACTGGCTCACCGACATGATCGAGGTGAACATCTCCAACCTCGCCGCGGTTCCGTCTATTGTGTTCGGCATTCTGGGTCTTGCCGTCTTCATCAACTACATGCATCTGCCGACCTCGGCGCCGCTGGTGGGCGGTCTGGTGCTGACGCTGATGACCCTGCCGACTATCATCATCTCCACCCGCGCCTCGCTGAAATCGGTGCCGCCGTCGATCCGTGATGCCGCGCTGGGGGTGGGGGCGTCCAAGATGCAGGCGGTGTTCCACCACGTGCTGCCGTTGGCTGCGCCCGGCATCCTGACCGGCACCATCATCGGCCTCGCCCAGGCGCTGGGGGAAACCGCACCGCTGCTGTTGATCGGCATGGTCGGCTTCATCGCCTCCAATGCGCCGGAAACCCTGGCCGACGGTCTGCTGGCGCCGAACTCGGCAATGCCAGCGCAGATCTACGAATGGGCCAAACGCGCCGACCCGGCCTTCTACGAGCGCGCCTGGGGCGGCATTATCATCCTTCTCATCTTCCTGGTGACCATGAACACGCTGGCCGTGATCCTGCGCCGCCGCTTTGAACGCCGCTGGTAA
- the pstB gene encoding phosphate ABC transporter ATP-binding protein PstB, producing MNDMTLMEHTVDTQPIKIAAKNVNVYYGDSQAIKDVSVAIESNTVTAFIGPSGCGKSTFLRCLNRMNDTIDICRVTGDILLDGEDIYDRRVDPVQLRAKVGMVFQKPNPFPKSIYDNVAYGPRIHGLARNKAELDEIVEKSLRRGAIWDEVKDRLHAPGTGLSGGQQQRLCIARAVATEPEVLLMDEPCSALDPIATAQVEELIDELRASYSVVIVTHSMQQAARVSQMTAFFHLGNLVEFGPTGQIFTNPEDPRTESYITGRIG from the coding sequence ATGAACGACATGACCTTGATGGAACACACCGTGGACACACAGCCAATCAAAATCGCTGCGAAAAACGTCAACGTCTATTACGGCGACAGTCAGGCGATCAAAGACGTAAGCGTCGCGATCGAGAGCAACACCGTCACCGCCTTCATCGGCCCTTCGGGCTGCGGCAAGTCGACCTTCCTGCGCTGTCTGAACCGGATGAACGACACAATTGATATTTGCCGCGTCACGGGCGACATCCTGCTAGATGGCGAAGACATCTATGACCGCCGCGTCGACCCGGTGCAGCTGCGCGCCAAGGTTGGCATGGTGTTCCAGAAGCCGAACCCGTTCCCCAAATCCATCTATGACAACGTGGCTTATGGTCCGCGCATCCATGGCTTGGCGAGAAACAAGGCCGAACTTGATGAAATCGTCGAGAAATCCCTGCGCCGCGGTGCGATCTGGGATGAGGTGAAGGATCGTCTGCACGCGCCGGGCACCGGCCTCTCCGGCGGTCAGCAGCAGCGCCTGTGCATCGCCCGCGCGGTCGCCACCGAACCCGAGGTGCTGTTGATGGACGAACCTTGCTCGGCACTCGACCCCATCGCCACCGCCCAGGTCGAGGAGCTGATCGACGAATTGCGCGCCTCCTATTCGGTGGTGATCGTCACCCATTCGATGCAGCAGGCCGCCCGCGTCAGCCAGATGACCGCCTTCTTCCACTTAGGCAACTTGGTCGAGTTCGGCCCCACGGGCCAGATCTTCACAAATCCCGAAGATCCGCGCACCGAAAGCTACATCACCGGCCGGATCGGCTGA
- the gmk gene encoding guanylate kinase, whose amino-acid sequence MADRRGLLIILSSPSGAGKSTLARRLMAWDPGLKFSVSATTRAPRPGEEHGREYYFMSEDEFRQKVAEGGMLEHAHVFGNFYGSPAGPVKDTIEAGQDVLFDVDWQGEIQIRNSDLGKHALSIFILPPSIPELRRRLETRAQDSDDVISKRMQKSWDEISHWGYYDYVLVNDDLDETEARLKTIVEAERMRRIQQPRLQDHVRTLQTQFEEQS is encoded by the coding sequence ATGGCGGATCGCCGCGGCCTTTTGATCATCCTCTCATCGCCTTCGGGCGCTGGTAAATCCACCTTGGCCCGCCGCCTCATGGCCTGGGATCCGGGCCTCAAATTCTCGGTCTCCGCTACCACCCGCGCCCCGCGCCCGGGCGAAGAGCACGGCCGTGAGTACTACTTCATGTCTGAGGACGAGTTCCGCCAGAAGGTGGCAGAAGGCGGCATGCTGGAGCACGCTCATGTGTTTGGTAACTTCTACGGCTCCCCTGCGGGGCCGGTGAAGGACACCATCGAGGCAGGCCAGGACGTTCTGTTCGACGTCGACTGGCAGGGCGAAATCCAGATCCGCAACTCGGACCTCGGCAAGCACGCGCTGTCGATCTTTATTCTGCCGCCGTCGATCCCTGAACTTCGCCGGCGCCTGGAAACCCGCGCGCAGGACAGCGACGATGTGATTTCCAAACGGATGCAGAAAAGCTGGGACGAGATCAGCCACTGGGGTTATTACGATTATGTGCTGGTCAACGATGATCTGGACGAGACCGAAGCACGCCTGAAGACCATTGTCGAAGCCGAGCGCATGCGCCGTATTCAGCAGCCCCGGCTTCAGGACCATGTCCGCACCCTGCAAACCCAGTTCGAGGAGCAGTCATGA
- a CDS encoding gamma carbonic anhydrase family protein, protein MTLYALGDHQPQIHEDTWVAPDANLIGKVVMEAGASVWFGVTIRADHEEIRICEGTNVQENVVMHIDAGYPLTIGRNCTIGHKAMLHGCTIGENTLVGMGATILNGARIGKNCLIGAGALITENKEIPDNSLVMGSPGKVVREVDEALAEKLTQSALLYQDNMRRFRAGLKPL, encoded by the coding sequence ATGACGTTGTATGCACTAGGGGATCACCAGCCGCAGATTCACGAAGACACCTGGGTCGCCCCGGATGCCAACCTGATCGGCAAGGTGGTGATGGAGGCAGGCGCGTCGGTCTGGTTCGGTGTCACCATTCGCGCCGATCACGAGGAAATCCGCATCTGCGAGGGCACCAACGTGCAGGAAAACGTGGTGATGCATATTGATGCTGGCTACCCGCTGACCATCGGCAGGAACTGCACCATCGGCCATAAGGCGATGCTGCATGGCTGCACCATCGGTGAAAACACCCTGGTCGGCATGGGCGCCACCATTCTGAATGGCGCCAGGATCGGCAAGAATTGCCTGATCGGCGCCGGCGCCCTGATCACCGAGAACAAGGAAATTCCCGACAACTCCCTGGTGATGGGCAGCCCTGGCAAGGTGGTGCGCGAGGTGGATGAAGCGCTGGCTGAAAAGCTGACCCAAAGCGCGCTCCTGTATCAGGACAACATGCGCCGCTTCCGGGCCGGGCTGAAGCCGCTGTAA
- a CDS encoding LysR substrate-binding domain-containing protein encodes MNVPRKFLPSISSLRALEALDRLGSASAAAEELALTQGAVSRQLQTLERQLGMALVQRDQKRLMLTSEAQDYAAEIRQALNQIVQSTLRLQAAPLAGTLNLAILPAFGMRWLMPRLPEFSRLHPDVTINMSTRLEPFNFGSELFDAAIHFGDASWPGTDSLLLKHEQLLPVCAPQLLAGRLISEPKEILKLPLLHIQTRTMAWRDWFGQHGVATSGDLSGTIYDQFATITQAALHGLGVALMPDYLVEQDLATGRLVALHPEPVETEGAYYLVWPERKSTAPALKKFRRWLAGKAQPEDPLPR; translated from the coding sequence ATGAACGTTCCGCGGAAATTCCTGCCATCAATCTCCTCGCTGCGCGCACTGGAGGCGCTGGACCGGCTAGGCAGCGCCTCTGCCGCAGCGGAGGAACTGGCCCTGACGCAAGGGGCCGTCAGCCGCCAATTGCAGACTTTGGAGCGGCAACTGGGGATGGCGCTGGTGCAGCGCGACCAGAAACGGCTGATGCTGACGTCGGAAGCGCAGGATTACGCGGCCGAGATCCGGCAGGCGTTGAACCAAATCGTGCAATCCACCTTGCGGCTGCAAGCCGCGCCGCTGGCGGGCACGCTGAATCTGGCCATTCTCCCTGCCTTTGGAATGCGCTGGCTGATGCCGCGATTGCCGGAGTTTTCCCGGCTGCACCCGGATGTGACCATCAACATGTCGACCCGGTTGGAGCCGTTTAATTTTGGCTCAGAACTCTTTGATGCAGCTATTCATTTTGGTGACGCATCTTGGCCTGGCACGGACTCTCTGCTGCTCAAGCACGAACAGCTGCTGCCGGTCTGCGCACCGCAGCTCCTGGCCGGGCGGCTAATCAGCGAACCAAAAGAAATTCTGAAACTGCCACTGCTGCATATTCAAACCCGGACTATGGCTTGGCGTGACTGGTTTGGTCAGCACGGCGTCGCTACCAGCGGCGATCTGAGCGGTACGATCTATGATCAATTCGCAACCATAACTCAGGCGGCCTTGCATGGGTTGGGAGTCGCTTTGATGCCGGATTACCTGGTGGAACAGGACCTGGCGACGGGCCGTCTGGTGGCGCTGCACCCGGAACCGGTGGAGACAGAAGGCGCATATTACCTGGTTTGGCCGGAGCGCAAATCAACCGCTCCGGCGCTGAAGAAATTCCGCAGATGGCTGGCTGGCAAGGCGCAGCCAGAGGATCCGCTGCCGCGATAA
- the pstC gene encoding phosphate ABC transporter permease subunit PstC, with amino-acid sequence MPTIWLVVLLLALAAAGFYWGRARALSSAGGDARELHSLPSYYGCHVALSAFVPAITVLVVWLLVQPLLIENRVSALIPAEAVPESTTLGLVMSDVRRVAEGLDLVVEQGLLSRNEARNLDSTRGDVRALLGEVGVALGTDVRPEVLSAAQAFRNLAATGKTAMTAVVTLLALGGFGWAYSRTHKDFRARNVVERGVMALLILAASLAILTTVGIVLSMLFETRNFFTLHSWADFFFGTTWAPNFRGDSELSILPLLWGTLYISFIALLVAVPVGLFAAIYLSEYASGTVRAFAKPLLEILAGIPTIVYGLFALLTVGPALVDVFGKGGLLGVEWMAGATSVLTAGLVMGVMLIPFVSSLSDDIINAVPQAMRDGSLGLGATKSETVRQVVIPAALPGIVGAVLLAASRAIGETMIVVMGAGAIAKFSANPLESMTTITTRIVSQLTGDTDFASPETLVAFALGLTLFVLTLCLNVLALYIVRKYREQYD; translated from the coding sequence ATGCCTACGATCTGGCTTGTCGTTCTCCTGCTTGCGCTGGCCGCAGCAGGATTTTACTGGGGGCGCGCACGCGCGCTCAGCAGTGCAGGAGGAGATGCCAGAGAGCTGCATTCCCTGCCGTCCTACTATGGCTGCCATGTTGCCCTGTCGGCCTTTGTGCCTGCTATCACCGTGCTGGTGGTTTGGCTTCTGGTGCAACCCTTGCTGATCGAAAATCGTGTCTCGGCGCTGATCCCGGCCGAGGCCGTTCCCGAGAGCACCACGCTGGGGCTGGTGATGAGCGACGTGCGGCGGGTTGCCGAAGGTCTTGATCTGGTGGTGGAGCAAGGCCTGCTGTCGCGCAATGAGGCCCGCAACCTCGACAGCACCCGCGGTGATGTGCGGGCGTTGTTGGGTGAGGTCGGCGTGGCGCTTGGCACTGACGTTCGCCCGGAGGTTCTGTCTGCCGCGCAGGCCTTCCGCAACCTCGCAGCCACCGGCAAGACTGCCATGACCGCGGTTGTCACCCTGCTGGCGCTTGGCGGTTTCGGCTGGGCCTACAGCCGCACCCACAAGGATTTCCGCGCCCGCAACGTAGTGGAGCGCGGGGTGATGGCGCTGCTGATCCTCGCAGCCTCGTTGGCGATCCTGACCACCGTCGGCATCGTGTTGTCGATGCTGTTCGAGACCCGCAACTTTTTTACCCTGCACAGCTGGGCTGACTTCTTCTTTGGCACCACCTGGGCACCCAACTTCCGCGGTGACAGCGAGCTGTCGATCCTGCCGCTTCTGTGGGGCACGCTCTACATCTCCTTCATCGCGCTGTTGGTTGCGGTGCCGGTGGGGCTGTTTGCCGCCATCTACCTGTCGGAATACGCCAGCGGTACGGTGCGCGCTTTTGCCAAGCCTCTGCTGGAAATCCTCGCGGGCATCCCGACCATCGTCTACGGCCTGTTTGCGTTGCTGACCGTTGGGCCTGCGCTGGTGGATGTGTTCGGCAAGGGTGGCCTGTTGGGCGTTGAATGGATGGCGGGCGCCACTTCTGTGCTGACTGCCGGTTTGGTGATGGGGGTGATGCTCATTCCGTTCGTCTCGTCGTTGTCGGACGACATCATCAACGCGGTGCCGCAGGCGATGCGCGACGGCTCGCTGGGGTTGGGCGCCACTAAATCGGAAACCGTGCGCCAGGTGGTGATTCCGGCAGCATTGCCGGGCATCGTCGGCGCGGTGCTGCTGGCCGCTTCCCGCGCCATCGGCGAGACCATGATTGTGGTGATGGGGGCAGGGGCGATCGCCAAGTTCTCTGCCAACCCGCTGGAGTCGATGACCACAATCACCACCCGTATCGTCAGCCAGCTGACCGGCGATACCGACTTTGCCAGCCCCGAAACCCTCGTAGCCTTTGCTCTGGGCCTGACCCTCTTTGTCCTGACCCTCTGCCTGAACGTCCTGGCGCTCTATATTGTACGCAAATACCGGGAGCAGTACGACTGA
- the phoU gene encoding phosphate signaling complex protein PhoU, with amino-acid sequence MVEQHIASAFDRDLEAIQARIMKMGGLVESAIREAAQALETRDEELALTVRQGDKAIDGLEELINEETARLIALRSPAASDLRLVLSVMKIAGNLERIGDYAKNMAKRTGVLAQGPSISEGTSALRRMAREVERMLKDALDSYIQRDVELARDVIERDRDVDQMYNALFREFLTHMMEDPRNISACMHLHFIAKNTERMGDHVTSIAEQVIYLVTGEKPEEDRKKYDTTSTTPQEI; translated from the coding sequence ATGGTAGAACAGCACATTGCATCGGCATTCGACCGCGATTTGGAGGCTATCCAGGCCCGGATCATGAAAATGGGCGGTTTGGTTGAGAGCGCCATCCGCGAAGCTGCCCAAGCCTTGGAAACCCGCGATGAGGAACTGGCGCTGACCGTGCGTCAGGGCGATAAGGCGATTGACGGGCTGGAAGAGCTGATCAACGAGGAAACCGCCCGCCTGATCGCACTGCGCTCCCCCGCCGCCTCGGACCTGCGGCTGGTGCTCTCTGTGATGAAGATTGCCGGTAACCTGGAACGCATTGGCGATTATGCGAAAAACATGGCCAAGCGCACCGGGGTTCTGGCCCAGGGACCAAGTATCAGCGAAGGCACCTCTGCCCTGCGCCGGATGGCGCGCGAGGTGGAACGGATGCTTAAGGACGCGCTGGATTCCTACATTCAGCGCGACGTGGAGCTGGCCCGGGACGTGATAGAGCGCGACCGCGACGTGGACCAGATGTACAATGCCCTGTTCCGCGAGTTCCTGACCCACATGATGGAAGACCCGCGCAACATATCGGCCTGTATGCACTTGCACTTCATCGCAAAAAATACCGAACGCATGGGGGATCACGTGACTTCGATTGCCGAACAGGTGATCTATCTGGTCACCGGCGAAAAGCCGGAAGAAGACCGCAAGAAATACGACACCACCTCAACCACACCGCAGGAGATCTGA
- a CDS encoding acyl-CoA dehydrogenase: MNDKPALRAKDAPDLGRFNWEDPLRLEDQLTEDERMISASARAYAQEKLQPRILSAYENEETDPEIFREMGAMGLLGTTIPEQYGGLGGGYVSYGLVAREVERVDSGYRSMMSVQSSLVMYPIYAYGSEEQRQKYLPKLATGEWIGCFGLTEPDAGSDPAGMKTRAEKTEGGYRLTGSKMWISNAPIADVFVVWAKSEAHGGKIRGFVLDKGLKGLSAPKIENKASLRASVTGEIVMDGVEVGEDALLPHVQGLKGPFGCLNRARYGISWGAMGAAEACWHAARQYGLDRTQFGRPLANTQLFQLKLANMQTEITLGLQASLQVGRLMDAANAAPEMISIIKRNNCGKALEIARMARDMHGGNGISLEFNVIRHMVNLETVNTYEGTHDVHALILGRAQTGLQAFF, from the coding sequence GTGAACGACAAACCCGCGCTGCGCGCCAAGGATGCCCCGGACCTGGGCCGCTTCAACTGGGAAGACCCGCTGAGGCTCGAGGATCAGCTGACTGAAGACGAGCGTATGATTTCCGCTTCGGCCCGCGCCTACGCCCAGGAAAAACTTCAACCGCGCATCCTAAGCGCTTATGAAAACGAGGAAACAGATCCGGAAATTTTCCGCGAGATGGGCGCAATGGGCCTTTTGGGCACGACTATTCCGGAACAATACGGTGGTCTTGGCGGCGGCTATGTGTCTTACGGCCTGGTCGCCCGCGAAGTTGAGCGTGTTGACAGCGGCTACCGGTCGATGATGTCGGTGCAAAGTTCGCTGGTGATGTATCCGATTTACGCATACGGCAGCGAGGAACAGCGCCAGAAATACTTGCCCAAACTTGCCACCGGCGAATGGATCGGCTGTTTCGGCCTGACGGAGCCGGACGCGGGCTCGGACCCTGCCGGAATGAAAACCCGGGCTGAAAAGACCGAAGGCGGGTACCGGCTGACCGGATCCAAGATGTGGATTTCCAACGCCCCCATCGCTGATGTCTTTGTTGTCTGGGCAAAGTCCGAAGCCCACGGCGGCAAGATCCGCGGTTTTGTGCTTGATAAAGGCCTGAAGGGCCTGAGTGCGCCAAAAATTGAAAATAAGGCCAGCCTGCGTGCGTCTGTCACTGGTGAAATCGTTATGGACGGCGTTGAGGTCGGCGAGGACGCGCTTTTGCCGCATGTTCAAGGGCTCAAAGGTCCGTTCGGCTGTTTGAACCGCGCGCGTTACGGCATCAGCTGGGGCGCGATGGGGGCGGCAGAGGCTTGCTGGCACGCCGCCCGGCAGTATGGCCTGGATCGCACGCAGTTCGGTCGTCCGCTGGCCAACACCCAGCTGTTTCAGCTGAAGCTGGCGAACATGCAGACGGAAATTACTTTGGGTTTGCAGGCCTCGTTGCAGGTTGGCCGGCTGATGGATGCCGCCAACGCGGCGCCGGAAATGATTTCGATCATCAAACGCAATAACTGCGGCAAAGCATTGGAAATCGCCCGTATGGCGCGGGACATGCATGGCGGCAATGGAATCAGTCTGGAATTCAATGTCATTCGCCACATGGTGAACCTGGAGACAGTGAATACCTATGAGGGCACCCACGACGTGCATGCTTTGATCCTGGGCCGCGCGCAGACCGGACTGCAGGCATTTTTCTAA
- a CDS encoding substrate-binding domain-containing protein has protein sequence MSFVKLTASTLAIAAVSATAAAARDQVQVAGSSTVLPYASIVAEAFGENFDFPTPVVESGGSSAGLKRFCEGVGENTIDVANASRKIKDKEIAACTENGVTDIIEVRIGYDGIVFASDINANSFEYTPTDWFLALSDKVLLDGQLVDNPNQTWADVNPNFPAVDIQAFVPGTKHGTREVFEDKVVLAGCEATGAFDAFKEANGGDKKAAEKACIALRTDGKSVDIDGDYTETLARIESNNDGVGVFGLAFYENNTDKLQVATMSGVVPSTESIATGEYPVSRPLYFYVKKAHIGVIPGLKEYAEFFVADEVAGPDGPLAEYGLVADPELADTQESVTQEAVMGGNS, from the coding sequence ATGTCCTTTGTGAAACTGACCGCTTCCACCTTGGCAATCGCCGCCGTATCGGCGACCGCTGCAGCTGCCCGCGATCAGGTGCAGGTTGCCGGTTCGTCCACCGTGCTGCCCTATGCCTCGATTGTCGCAGAAGCCTTTGGCGAAAACTTCGACTTCCCGACCCCGGTCGTGGAATCCGGCGGCTCCTCGGCGGGGCTCAAGCGGTTCTGCGAAGGCGTCGGTGAAAACACCATCGACGTCGCCAATGCCTCGCGCAAGATCAAGGACAAGGAAATCGCCGCCTGCACGGAAAACGGCGTGACCGACATCATCGAGGTCCGCATCGGCTATGATGGCATTGTGTTTGCCTCCGACATCAACGCCAACTCCTTCGAGTACACCCCGACCGACTGGTTCCTGGCGCTGTCCGACAAAGTTCTGCTCGACGGTCAGCTGGTCGACAACCCGAACCAGACCTGGGCCGATGTAAACCCGAACTTCCCGGCTGTGGACATTCAGGCCTTTGTTCCGGGCACCAAGCACGGCACCCGCGAAGTGTTCGAAGACAAGGTGGTCCTCGCAGGTTGCGAAGCCACCGGCGCCTTTGACGCCTTCAAGGAGGCCAACGGCGGCGACAAGAAAGCGGCTGAGAAAGCCTGTATTGCCCTGCGCACCGACGGCAAATCCGTCGACATCGACGGCGACTACACCGAGACCCTGGCCCGCATCGAGAGCAACAACGACGGCGTTGGCGTCTTTGGTCTGGCGTTCTATGAGAACAACACCGACAAGCTGCAGGTTGCGACCATGTCCGGTGTGGTTCCTTCGACCGAGAGCATCGCAACCGGTGAATACCCGGTGTCCCGCCCGCTGTACTTCTACGTCAAGAAAGCCCACATCGGCGTGATCCCCGGCCTCAAGGAATATGCCGAGTTCTTCGTCGCGGATGAGGTTGCCGGCCCCGATGGCCCGTTGGCCGAATACGGTCTGGTTGCTGACCCGGAGCTGGCAGACACCCAGGAATCCGTGACCCAAGAGGCGGTGATGGGCGGCAACTCCTGA
- a CDS encoding sensor histidine kinase, whose amino-acid sequence MTTDLIDGFLAAIPMPAVLVDQTERFIAVNSAAAALLGQEGKGRHFATILRQPSVATAIEACLRDREPRTARHLANDSAQDTTFDVTLRYVPGIGAVSGGAVLVCFDDVTEREQAGQMRRDFVANVSHELRTPLTALIGFIETLRGPAKDDTAARDRFLAIMEGEASRMNRLVGDLLSLNRVEGEERVRPKQSVDLGAHLGSTLKTLAPVAEARGVSMNLEAPQGGILVTGDPDQLQQVFTNLLENAVKYGGDEVRVLLSRSERDPAVRAAAARVQVIDNGPGIDPVHLPRLTERFYRADSHRSREMGGTGLGLAIVKHIINRHRGRLRVESELGQGSVFTVILPE is encoded by the coding sequence ATGACAACTGATCTGATTGACGGATTTCTGGCGGCGATCCCGATGCCTGCGGTGCTGGTGGACCAGACCGAACGTTTCATCGCCGTGAACAGCGCCGCTGCCGCCTTGCTGGGCCAGGAGGGGAAGGGGCGTCACTTCGCCACTATTCTGCGCCAGCCCAGCGTCGCAACTGCGATCGAAGCCTGCCTTCGGGACCGGGAGCCCCGGACGGCCCGCCACCTGGCCAACGACAGCGCCCAGGACACCACCTTTGATGTCACGCTGCGCTATGTGCCGGGTATTGGCGCGGTCAGCGGCGGCGCGGTTCTGGTCTGCTTTGACGACGTGACCGAGCGTGAGCAGGCCGGCCAGATGCGCCGCGATTTCGTCGCCAATGTCAGCCATGAGCTGCGCACGCCGCTGACTGCCCTGATCGGCTTTATCGAAACACTGCGCGGCCCGGCCAAGGACGACACCGCTGCCCGCGACCGGTTTCTCGCGATTATGGAGGGTGAGGCCAGCCGGATGAACCGCCTGGTCGGGGATCTCCTATCCCTGAACCGGGTTGAAGGCGAAGAACGGGTGCGGCCAAAGCAGAGCGTCGATCTGGGCGCCCATCTGGGATCGACGCTGAAAACCCTTGCCCCGGTTGCCGAGGCTCGCGGCGTGTCAATGAACCTGGAGGCACCGCAAGGCGGCATCTTGGTCACTGGTGATCCGGATCAGCTGCAGCAGGTCTTCACCAACCTGTTGGAAAACGCCGTGAAATACGGCGGCGATGAGGTTCGGGTGCTGCTGAGCCGGTCCGAAAGGGACCCGGCCGTGCGGGCAGCAGCCGCGCGGGTCCAGGTGATAGATAACGGTCCGGGAATCGATCCCGTGCACCTGCCGCGCCTGACTGAGCGCTTCTATCGCGCCGACAGCCACCGCTCGCGCGAAATGGGGGGCACCGGGCTGGGGCTGGCGATTGTGAAACACATCATCAACCGCCACCGCGGGCGGCTGCGGGTCGAAAGCGAATTAGGGCAAGGGTCCGTTTTCACAGTCATCCTGCCGGAATAA